The sequence TCCCTCCTCAGCTGCTActgctctcttctcctcctcactcCAACAGGTACTCCTCCACTGCCCTTCGCTCCTCCCCCCCGCCGCTTGTTGAGGCTTTAGATATGCTTAGCTCACTCAAGTCccatgaagaaggagatcaagaacACCACCGCCATTCCAATCCCGTCCACCCTAACTCCCAGCATGGCCTGATCTCCCCTTCCGCCCCTGTGCGCCAGCTCCTCGTCAGCTGCGCCGAGCTTGTCCACCGCGGCGACCTCCCGGCGGCGCGGCACACCGGTTCGCTCCTCTTGGCCACCGCCTCCCCCTATGGCGACTCCACCGACCGCCTGGTCCACCAATTCGCCCGTGCCCTCTCCCTCCGCGTCGACCCCCTCTTCCCCTCCGTCGACGCTGCTTCTCCGGAGGCCCTCCAGTCCTCCTACCTATCGTTCAACCAGATCACCCCATTCCTTCGCTTCGCGCACCTCACCGCCAACCAGGCCATCCTCGAGGCCGTCGACGGCCACCGCCAAGTCCACATCCTCGACTTCGACACTTCCCACGGACTGCAATGGCCGCCGCTGCTCCAAGCCATATCGGAGCGCTCCGACCCCAACAATCCACCTTCCATTCGCATCACCGGCACCGGAAGGAACCTCGATGTCCTCCGCCGCACCGGCGACCGACTCCAAACTTTCGCCGATTCTCTCGGCCTAGGATTTGAATTCCAccccctcctcttcccctccaccaCCAGCGACCCTAGCTCTAGCACCACCACCGACTTCACCTCTTCTTCTCTCCGACTCCATCCGGGCGAGATCCTCACCGTGAACTGCGTACTATTCTTGCACAACCTACTACAAGACGGCAGTGGCAGTGACGACTCCCGCGACCTAAGGGCGTTTCTTCAAGCTGTTCGAGCGATGAACCCTGCAGTGGTGACGGTCGCCGAGAGGGAGGCGAACCACAACGCGCCCATCTTCTTTCAGAGATTCATGGAGGCGTTGGACTACTACACGGCGGTGTTCGAGTCACTGGAGGCGACGCTGCCACCGACGAGCCGtgagcgggcggcggtggagcagGTCTGGCTGGGACGCGAGATCGAGGACGTCGTCGCCCGGGAGGGTGAGAGGAGGAGGGAGCGGCACGAGCGGTTCGACCGGTGGGAAACTCTGATGCGAGGCGCAGGATTCACGAACCTGCCGCTCAGCCCCTTCGCGCTGTCGCAGGCGCGGCTTCTGCTCCGCCTCCACTATCCATCGGAAGGGTATCAGCTCCACACGGTGAGGGATTCCTTTTTCTTGGGGTGGCAGAACAAGCCCCTCTTCTCAGTCTCGTCTTGGCATTAGTGCAACAGCCCTAGGGAGGAAGCTGAAAGCAAATAGGTCGAATCCTTCTCCTTCCGGAGAAGAGGGAGGGAAGCGAAGGTAATAGATCTTAGCACATATGTCATCATCATATCTGATCTTGGGTAGGAACCCTAACCCTAGTTTCAGCTCATGTTTCTTGGAAGGAGGAGACGGTGGAGGTGTTGCACGTTGCATGGGATTTTGGTAGTTGTGACCCCAAAAGGGAACTGTTGATGCTCGCCATTCCTCAAATCTCTTTCCTTGTGAGCTTCCTCGTTCCCATCCCAAACCCCCTTCTTCGAGAGTTTTCTATGCTTATAAACTATAATAAAAgccagggcggttgcaccattaattattatcttccttatttctctctctctctctctctctgttataaTGTATGATGTATCCCCTTCCTCTTCTACTCCTGCAATGGATGTCCCTTTGGGTTATAAAACTGTTTCCTTCCACGAGGGGAAGTCATGGTGTCATGCTGTGGCTTGTCTTCTTTCTGTGTAGTTTATGCAAGGCtcgattgttttcatgcttgcatatgACTTATATTTTGTGTGTTAGATCAGCAGTAACGATGGCCGAGTGACCACTAACTGCAATCGAAGGGGTTCGAGAAATGGCATCTATGGGGATGGGAGAGTAATCATCAAGTCGAAGAAGGCCACCACTGAGGTGGGGTGTTTAGAATAGTCTGTGCTGGGATGTGCTCCCGATAATGGGGGTTTAGTTCTTGTTTCTTGTGCTCATGTCCCAAATATGCCAATCATCTCTCTCTTGGGGCTGATTCCTGCCTTCCTACCGCGCCTTAAATCCTGCCTCATGTCCCCTCGAACAAACTCATGGGTTTGCTCGACGCCAGACTTTTTTTGTGGCAACGTTTGCCCCGCTTTCCCAGCAAATCAATCCCACAAAACATCACACTCCCAGTTCATGTCTCCCCTCCCCCCCTTCCTTGGGATCCCTGCATGCTGGGTTCCTAGCTCAAGCTTCAATGATTCCCTACCTGCCTTTGTCTCCTCCTTCTCGCACCTCCCCCTGCCCTttgcttcttccttcttctcctaggTTTTCCTATGTGAAGCCCAAgaaacgatgatgatgatgatccagAAGCTCCCAAGGAATACACAAGTCTTTCCTTCTTCCAGTTTGTGAAGCCTAAGAAACGACAGAAGCTCCTAGGGAATACATGTCAAGCTTGACGACCATGTCTTTCCTTGTTCGAGTTTGTGAAGCCTAAGAAACGATGACTGACGATCGAGAAGCTCACAAGGAACACATATCAAGCTTGACCATGTCTTTCCTTGTTCAAGTTTGTATCTTTCGATCTCATTCCTACCATGGCTTACGCTGACACCAGAAAAAGGATACGACACAGCGGAAGCAACACACCCTCTGCCATGCATTTCTGCTGAGCAGCTGCATTCAATGACATGAATTCTATATGAACAAATCCGAATCCGTCTTGTTCATCTGTCGGTATAAACAGATGAGCGCCCTGCGATGACCATTTGTGTGAGTGTGGGTGAAGCGAGCAGGTAGCTCGGTACAAGATTGGCCATAACGCAATATGGTACAGATCGCATTTATTGCAATGATAGGTGGGAATGTGATTCGTCACAGACCAGAATCTGTCAAAGAGATTCTGCATTTATTTTCTTAATGATTGAAAGCTGAGgaaggatatatttatgaggtcgCCTGCTGATCTGAACCGCACAACAATTTCCTTTctccaaggagagagagagagagagagagagagagagagaaattagaGTTGCATTAATTCTTTTGTGCCGCATGCAAGATTGTGTGTGGATATCAACAGGAATTCCGGAACCAGTTCATCAAAGACCCAACCTCCTCTTCCAATTGTTCATGCTCTTCAATGGATCATAGCATCCGAGAAGAAGAACATATACGCCTTTGCGGACCGAGTGATCTATACATCTATTGCACTCAGATCCATTGACCTCAGCAAGGACAAGCAAATTCCAAGCCAGTGCATCTCATCTGGTTACCCTGCATTCTTGTAGGATCATGTGGTCTCTTGACGTAGCTTGTTCCAAGCGAACTAGCTAGGTAGCTTCAGAGCTTAGGGTCTTAGCTAAGCAGGAGCTCCTGGGAACCATGCTACCATCCACAGCTCTTGGCAACACATGGAACGAACCACCGATAGTGCTTCCAAGAGCGAACTAAAAGACGTATGGGAACTCATCAAAGTCTTTCTGTGTCTCACTATCTCACACTTTctttaaggaaagaacacactgatGCTTTATCCTTGGAGAAGATTCTATCAAAGAAAACATACACTCACTGTAATATACACACCATATCTATTAGCAGATTTCCTTCTCGTATATTTGCATGGTTATTGTAGAAGACTGTAGTGCAGATGAAAGTGACTACTTctcactgagagagagagagagagagagagagagagagagagagagggtgaaaACTAAGGAGGTGGGAGCAAGCCCTTTGTGTAGGGAGATGTGAGCAAGCTCAAGTCTATGGATGGAATTGCTTGTACTGGGAGGGGTAAGGCTCAAAGTTTCTGACATGAggaagagcgagagagagagcgagTGAGTGTGATGGGGAGGGAAAGGATCTTGCTCTGGTTTGCAGTAGTTGGTGGGGGTGTCGTTGACGGcagggtggagagagagagagagagagagagagagagagagagagagagagagagagagagagagagagagatttgtattagttaaaaaatttattataaaaaaaattaaaaaaatgagggACATTTGCgaagatagattttttttttggttgaaaaTTCGTCCCATCTTTATTTGCTATGAatcagaaaataaatagataaataaataaagatgacCTCTCGTCGGGGTGGGTGATGAGAGAGAGGTCTCTCTCCTCTGGGGATTGTGTGTGTGTCAAGACATTCTTCCCACGCTCCATCGGGCACGTGGGAGACGACGATGTGACGTTGACGAGTCGCACACGTGTGCAATGTGGCAGGAGACACAGCACATGCTGTTGCGTCTCCCTTCGCTGCTTCAGGGAGCGCTGGCGCTGCTGCATTCAGTGGTCCGATCGCGTGGCCTCATCCCGTCTCCTGTTATTATTCCACGTCCAACACCCGACTCTGCGAGGAAGGAGTTATTGCATCCCCTCCGTCCTTCTCTTTCCTTCTACGTAAATGTATTTGTTGGTGTTGATGGATGATAGTTTGCatagatatttttaatattaataataaattatgagATCCAATCTTACATGACATTCATTATAGGATGAGATAATTGATATATTAGCTTCATTAAATCATATTAATTTTGTTAACTCTAAATTTGACTTCAAATATTTCACTAAAATCAGTAATAATTCACCTGACAGACatttataaatcaattttaatacCAATTCCATGAGACAAaactggtatatatatatatatatatatatatatatatatataaactgatCAGAAATTGAAAACACACACTCAAACTTCAACCCTGCCAGCAGAACTGACACATAAAGAAAATGCCCAGTGAAAAATCTGCACGTATGATTTCCAATTCCGAACTATTATACATTCAGATCATGCCATGAGAGCTCAGTTTGATCTTTTAGGGTCTTCAAATACAACATGAAGGAGAAGGATTGTTATTCTTAGTTCTCATAAACATATTACACATCTCAGTTTGGATTGGAGGTGGGGGTGCTGTCAACCCATAGCATACTTCTGCGTCCATGCTCGAGCTGTCTCTTCGTATTGAGACCTCTGCATCTTGTACGTGTGGGCGATCTCAGGGACGAGAGGATCGTCAGGATTGGGGTCTGTAAGAAGGGAGGAGATGGAGAGGAGGACCTTTGATATCGTCAGTGCAGGGCTCCACTGCTCCTTGAGGATGTCGAGGCAGATGCTTCCGTTCGAGTTGATATTGGGGTGATAAACCTACAATGATTGACATCCAGAATTAATAAAGTGCTTTTTTTTCGCATCAGCAAACTTGTTTCAGCTTAAAGTTATGGATTTCACAGGCAATCAATTGATCCAAAGCAAAATCTAACATGCGTGACCATGTGGTTCAAATTCCTCTGATactttaatctcaaaggtataaGATAATTTGATACAATGGCGCAGCTAGCAAGATATACCAAACCAAAAACAGATAATTTGATCATTGATTTATTAagaactatatatattttttcctgtCGAGCATCCAAATGCCCAATAACACGGCAAAAAACCTTCAAGCTAACTGAGAATATGTAGATCTcagaaaggagaagaaagaaaaagaaaccacTACATACTCCTACTTGATATTAGGTCAACCAGAATGCCGGTTCTGTTTCGATGTACCAATAGAGATATGCACAATCAAGGCCCATGAATGAAGCACCCAAAAATTTCTGGTTTAACCAATAaatacaaacttctaaacaaacaAGATCTTAAAATTACTCATTGTTAGAAAGTGTGCCTCTTAATGTTGTTCCACAAATATCCACCTTAAGAATTCGATGCATTGAGAAATTAAAAGCAGGATCATAACATGAAAACACATAAAATGACTAATGCAAGCATGACATCTCTACAGCTAGCTACTTATTAATGTCAACAAAGTGCAATATTAACATTCCTCTTTCAGCAGCAGACAGCAAATGCTGCTTTTATCTATAGATTATTCTACAATGCTCTAGTTTCTGTAACCATACAGGTGAGTTTCGAGGAACTTGAGTATGAAAAATGGTTGTTAATCAGAATTGAATTCAATGCAAGCGCTCCAAGTAACTAAAATAAGCATGTAAAATTCCATGTGAAGAAATATTAGAAAGGTTAAGGACTTCGATTTTATGATTTATGAGTTGAAAGCATGACATAGTTCGAAATACTTGTTAAAAGCAAATGCAGACATTTATGCATATCACATAGCAATTGTAGAGGTGAAAGACGTTGAAACCTTCTAGCAAACAATTGACGATATCTCTGAACAAATTAAGTTCTTTGCAAGACAAATTAGGTGCCAATCTGCTGCAATTGAGTACCAAAGCAATCAAAATAACAGCAATCTCAATTGCTAGTGTCAAATATCCTCTTAGTTTATGTGATAACAAGAACCAGTCATTATACCTGCAGACACATTTCTAGCACAGATCATGCAACAAAAAGTGTTGCGGGCAAGAATAAAATGAAAATCAATATACACACTTATTTCTGCTCACCTTTGTCTGGAAGTTGACTTTTGGAGGCTTAAATGGATAGTCAGGTGGAAAATGTATCTTAACAAAGAACACTCCACCTGCATAAGGACTGTCTGCAGGACCCATGATTGTTGCCTGCCATTGGAAGAGATCTTCCCCAACAGGTCCAGCACTGCATGATGTTGGAGGATCCCTCTGCAAATCCATTAATTCCTTCTGAATCCGTTTGCTAGCCATAGTGTCTTGTGATTTTCTAAAATATGTCAGAATAGGGAATATATCCATAAGCAAACAGATTGTCTttaaggaaacaaaaaaaaaatttctccagGAACAGAATTTTGCAGAAAACTAAAAAGCAAGTGGACAGCTGATGAAAATATAAGCCAAAACTTAACCACAAGGAAATCCAAGAGATGAGTTAATTGAACACACCTTAACCTATGCAATATCTTGCACATATTACACAAACAACAACAGACAGCAGACAATTTATGTTAGGTGTTTCCAAGATATAAAagcaagaag comes from Musa acuminata AAA Group cultivar baxijiao chromosome BXJ3-3, Cavendish_Baxijiao_AAA, whole genome shotgun sequence and encodes:
- the LOC135632905 gene encoding protein MONOCULM 1-like codes for the protein MPNPPISLPPQLLLLSSPPHSNRYSSTALRSSPPPLVEALDMLSSLKSHEEGDQEHHRHSNPVHPNSQHGLISPSAPVRQLLVSCAELVHRGDLPAARHTGSLLLATASPYGDSTDRLVHQFARALSLRVDPLFPSVDAASPEALQSSYLSFNQITPFLRFAHLTANQAILEAVDGHRQVHILDFDTSHGLQWPPLLQAISERSDPNNPPSIRITGTGRNLDVLRRTGDRLQTFADSLGLGFEFHPLLFPSTTSDPSSSTTTDFTSSSLRLHPGEILTVNCVLFLHNLLQDGSGSDDSRDLRAFLQAVRAMNPAVVTVAEREANHNAPIFFQRFMEALDYYTAVFESLEATLPPTSRERAAVEQVWLGREIEDVVAREGERRRERHERFDRWETLMRGAGFTNLPLSPFALSQARLLLRLHYPSEGYQLHTVRDSFFLGWQNKPLFSVSSWH
- the LOC135633750 gene encoding ubiquitin-conjugating enzyme E2-17 kDa-like, whose translation is MASKRIQKELMDLQRDPPTSCSAGPVGEDLFQWQATIMGPADSPYAGGVFFVKIHFPPDYPFKPPKVNFQTKVYHPNINSNGSICLDILKEQWSPALTISKVLLSISSLLTDPNPDDPLVPEIAHTYKMQRSQYEETARAWTQKYAMG